In a single window of the Rhodamnia argentea isolate NSW1041297 chromosome 2, ASM2092103v1, whole genome shotgun sequence genome:
- the LOC115738694 gene encoding sugar transporter ERD6-like 6 yields the protein MSFREDNEEGRDLKKPFLHTGSWYRLGSRQSIITASSQSIRDSSVSVLACVLIVALGPIQFGFTSGYSSPCQAAITRDLRLSVSEFSVFGSLSNVGAMVGAIASGQISEYIGRKGSLMIAAIPNILGWLAVSFAKDYSFLYLGRLLEGFGVGVISYTVPVYISEIAPQNMRGSLGSVNQLSVTIGIMLAYLLGLFVEWRPLAVIGTLPCLLLIPGLFFIPESPRWLAKMGMTDDFEASLQVLRGFETDITSEVNEIKRSVASSTKRTAIRFAELKQKRYWFPLTIGIGLLGLQQLSGINGVLFYASIIFQDAGVSSTSIATFGLGAIQVVATGISTWLADRAGRRVLLIVSSSGMTASLLTVAVAFYVKGFVTEGSDMHAFLGIVSVIGVVGFGASFSLGIGSIPWVIMSEILPMNIKGLAGSTATLANWFVAWLVTMTANLLLHWSAAGTFTMYTLVSAFTLAFVCLWVPETKGRTLEEIQWSFR from the exons atgagTTTCAGGGAGGACAATGAGGAAGGGAGGGACCTCAAGAAGCCCTTCCTGCACACGGGCAGCTGGTACCGCCTCGGCTCGCGGCAGTCGATCATCACGGCGTCTTCTCAGTCCATCCGCGACTCCTCCGTCTCTGTCCTTGCCTGCGTCCTCATCGTCGCCCTTGGCCCCATCCAATTCGGATTCACC TCCGGCTATTCTTCACCTTGCCAAGCTGCAATCACACGGGATCTCAGGCTCTCTGTCTCCGAG TTCTCTGTGTTCGGCTCTTTATCCAATGTTGGCGCGATGGTTGGGGCTATAGCAAGCGGTCAGATTTCCGAATACATTGGAAGAAAAGGG TCTTTGATGATTGCTGCCATTCCCAACATCCTCGGATGGCTGGCCGTATCATTCGCCAAA GATTACTCTTTTCTCTATTTGGGAAGGCTGCTGGAAGGTTTTGGTGTGGGGGTTATATCATACACG GTCCCTGTGTACATATCGGAGATAGCACCCCAGAACATGAGGGGAAGCTTGGGATCAGTGAATCAG CTCTCTGTGACTATCGGTATAATGCTTGCTTATCTGCTGGGGCTATTCGTTGAGTGGAGGCCACTCGCAGTTATAG GAACTTTACCTTGTCTGCTTCTGATACCTGGTCTGTTTTTCATTCCGGAATCTCCGCGATGGCTG GCAAAAATGGGCATGACCGATGATTTTGAGGCTTCTTTGCAAGTTCTCCGAGGTTTTGAGACTGATATAACTAGCGAAGTGAATGAGATCAAG AGATCTGTAGCCTCAAGTACCAAAAGAACTGCAATTCGATTTGCAGAGCTTAAACAGAAACGATATTGGTTTCCTCTGACG ATTGGAATAGGATTACTAGGTCTCCAACAGCTTAGTGGAATAAATGGCGTTCTCTTCTATGCGAGTATCATTTTCCAAGATGCAG GGGTTTCATCGACCAGTATAGCAACGTTTGGACTCGGTGCTATTCAG GTTGTAGCCACTGGAATTAGTACTTGGTTGGCGGATCGAGCAGGCCGCCGGGTTCTCCTCATT GTTTCTAGCTCCGGAATGACCGCTAGCCTCCTCACAGTCGCTGTAGCATTCTATGTAAAG GGTTTTGTAACGGAGGGCTCTGATATGCATGCTTTTCTTGGGATTGTATCGGTCATCGGAGTCGTG GGCTTCGGAGCTTCGTTCTCGCTTGGCATTGGATCCATCCCATGGGTTATAATGTCCGAG ATCCTTCCAATGAACATCAAGGGACTTGCTGGAAGCACAGCCACACTTGCCAACTGGTTTGTCGCCTGGCTCGTCACCATGACGGCGAACTTGCTCCTACATTGGAGCGCtgcag GTACCTTCACCATGTACACCCTTGTGAGCGCCTTCACTCTGGCATTTGTGTGCCTCTGGGTCCCTGAGACAAAAGGAAGAACCCTGGAAGAAATCCAATGGTCCTTCAGATGA
- the LOC115738669 gene encoding uncharacterized protein LOC115738669 isoform X1 — translation MAPLPEALHFLLGRRRNEPTDRRKKSQAWRLVQSLTRTVSFFCSPRLPSIPRSSRLGTTWEPPPSASHATVASLVRCVTSLTSSPELMSDQTQTQTQNHTEPQPSHDPASSSSAAATTPEVINAPPLQSASPPSKIPLRPQKIRKLSPESSTPDPKPSAASASAKSKTANASSSSSSSSAKPSKNRIVTPRALALPRIVARSLSCDGEVEAAIRHLRDVDPLLATLIDHHASPTFDSFLTPFRALTKSILYQQLAYKAGTSIYTRFIALCGDEAGVLPETVLALDPHQLRQIGVSARKASYLHDLARKYQNGILSDSAIVNMDDKSLFTMLTMVNGIGSWSVHIFMIFSLHRPDVLPINDLGVRKGVQLLYGLKELPRPSQMDQMCEKWRPYRSVASWYLWRFVESKGAPSSAAAVAAGASLQQQQQQQQQQVEEQQQHHPQQPQLLDPINSILNLGAYTWGQ, via the coding sequence ATGGCTCCCCTCCCTGAAGCGCTTCATTTTCTCCTCGGCAGGAGAAGAAACGAACCAACTGATAGAAGGAAGAAAAGCCAGGCATGGCGGCTCGTGCAGTCTCTCACACGCACAGTCAGCTTCTTCTGTAGTCCACGCTTGCCCTCGATCCCTCGCTCCTCCAGACTCGGTACCACCTGGGAACCGCCCCCCTCTGCCTCTCACGCCACCGTCGCATCACTCGTCCGCTGTGTTACTAGTCTCACCTCGAGTCCCGAACTTATGAGCGACCAAACCCAGACCCAGACCCAGAACCACACCGAACCCCAGCCAAGCCATGACCCAGCCTCCTCCTCATCCGCCGCCGCAACCACCCCTGAGGTAATCAACGCCCCGCCGCTGCAATCCGCCTCTCCTCCGTCCAAAATCCCCCTCCGCCCGCAGAAGATCCGCAAGCTCTCGCCCGAATCGTCCACGCCCGACCCGAAGCCATCCGCCGCCAGTGCTAGCGCTAAATCGAAGACCGCCaatgcctcctcctcctcctcctcctcttccgcGAAGCCCTCCAAAAACCGAATCGTCACTCCGCGAGCCCTCGCTCTCCCCCGGATAGTCGCTCGCTCCCTGTCCTGCGACGGTGAGGTCGAGGCCGCCATCCGCCACCTCCGCGACGTGGATCCCCTGCTCGCGACGCTCATCGACCACCATGCGTCGCCTACATTCGACTCCTTCCTCACTCCGTTCCGTGCCCTCACGAAGAGCATTCTCTACCAGCAATTAGCCTACAAAGCCGGCACCTCGATCTACACGCGCTTCATTGCTCTCTGTGGTGACGAGGCTGGGGTCCTTCCCGAGACTGTGCTCGCGCTAGACCCGCACCAGCTTCGGCAAATCGGGGTTTCGGCTCGCAAGGCAAGTTACCTTCATGATTTAGCTAGGAAGTACCAGAATGGGATATTATCTGACTCCGCAATTGTAAATATGGATGATAAGTCGCTGTTTACGATGCTCACCATGGTCAACGGAATTGGGTCTTGGTCGGTTCACATCTTCATGATTTTCTCGTTGCATAGACCAGATGTTCTGCCGATAAATGACCTCGGAGTGCGGAAAGGAGTACAGCTTCTTTATGGGCTCAAGGAATTGCCCAGGCCATCACAGATGGATCAAATGTGTGAGAAATGGAGGCCATATCGTTCAGTTGCGTCGTGGTACTTGTGGAGGTTTGTGGAGTCGAAGGGTGCACCTTCGAGTGCTGCAGCTGTTGCAGCCGGTGCTAGCctgcagcagcaacagcagcagcaacagcagcaggtAGAAGAGCAGCAACAACACCACCCGCAGCAGCCACAGCTGCTGGATCCTATAAATAGCATTCTTAATCTTGG
- the LOC115738669 gene encoding alkylbase DNA glycosidase-like protein mag2 isoform X2, which yields MSDQTQTQTQNHTEPQPSHDPASSSSAAATTPEVINAPPLQSASPPSKIPLRPQKIRKLSPESSTPDPKPSAASASAKSKTANASSSSSSSSAKPSKNRIVTPRALALPRIVARSLSCDGEVEAAIRHLRDVDPLLATLIDHHASPTFDSFLTPFRALTKSILYQQLAYKAGTSIYTRFIALCGDEAGVLPETVLALDPHQLRQIGVSARKASYLHDLARKYQNGILSDSAIVNMDDKSLFTMLTMVNGIGSWSVHIFMIFSLHRPDVLPINDLGVRKGVQLLYGLKELPRPSQMDQMCEKWRPYRSVASWYLWRFVESKGAPSSAAAVAAGASLQQQQQQQQQQVEEQQQHHPQQPQLLDPINSILNLGYNAFHFSS from the coding sequence ATGAGCGACCAAACCCAGACCCAGACCCAGAACCACACCGAACCCCAGCCAAGCCATGACCCAGCCTCCTCCTCATCCGCCGCCGCAACCACCCCTGAGGTAATCAACGCCCCGCCGCTGCAATCCGCCTCTCCTCCGTCCAAAATCCCCCTCCGCCCGCAGAAGATCCGCAAGCTCTCGCCCGAATCGTCCACGCCCGACCCGAAGCCATCCGCCGCCAGTGCTAGCGCTAAATCGAAGACCGCCaatgcctcctcctcctcctcctcctcttccgcGAAGCCCTCCAAAAACCGAATCGTCACTCCGCGAGCCCTCGCTCTCCCCCGGATAGTCGCTCGCTCCCTGTCCTGCGACGGTGAGGTCGAGGCCGCCATCCGCCACCTCCGCGACGTGGATCCCCTGCTCGCGACGCTCATCGACCACCATGCGTCGCCTACATTCGACTCCTTCCTCACTCCGTTCCGTGCCCTCACGAAGAGCATTCTCTACCAGCAATTAGCCTACAAAGCCGGCACCTCGATCTACACGCGCTTCATTGCTCTCTGTGGTGACGAGGCTGGGGTCCTTCCCGAGACTGTGCTCGCGCTAGACCCGCACCAGCTTCGGCAAATCGGGGTTTCGGCTCGCAAGGCAAGTTACCTTCATGATTTAGCTAGGAAGTACCAGAATGGGATATTATCTGACTCCGCAATTGTAAATATGGATGATAAGTCGCTGTTTACGATGCTCACCATGGTCAACGGAATTGGGTCTTGGTCGGTTCACATCTTCATGATTTTCTCGTTGCATAGACCAGATGTTCTGCCGATAAATGACCTCGGAGTGCGGAAAGGAGTACAGCTTCTTTATGGGCTCAAGGAATTGCCCAGGCCATCACAGATGGATCAAATGTGTGAGAAATGGAGGCCATATCGTTCAGTTGCGTCGTGGTACTTGTGGAGGTTTGTGGAGTCGAAGGGTGCACCTTCGAGTGCTGCAGCTGTTGCAGCCGGTGCTAGCctgcagcagcaacagcagcagcaacagcagcaggtAGAAGAGCAGCAACAACACCACCCGCAGCAGCCACAGCTGCTGGATCCTATAAATAGCATTCTTAATCTTGGGTATAATGCGTTTCACTTCAGTTCCTAG